In Brachypodium distachyon strain Bd21 chromosome 2, Brachypodium_distachyon_v3.0, whole genome shotgun sequence, one genomic interval encodes:
- the LOC100830500 gene encoding integrator complex subunit 9 homolog, with the protein MKLTCLAAAGRGGGYHSPASYLLELEGLRFLLDCPVDLSVLAAFAPVPLGVHNGDVGDLISAVPYYWSPAAAAAAKTGGVDAVLVSSATGMLGLPFLTRLPCFANTKVYVTELAARIGKLMMRELVEMHSEFVRYYGPDIDGPPKWMEGEKLDKLMSVLQKVVNEDEVKDLAPFMPLYSATSIDECMQKTQPVKYSEEVCFNGMLMLKASSSGLELGNCVWSIKGPRASITCLSSTVFVSAHALDFDYNSLKENDIILFSDFSSLNAMDEDNENLNVNGTDENGTLLCDDSVLRENGVNEDKNFQCLSINDDIADEIERIGFICSCIMDAIKSGGSVLIPIGRLGVILLILEYISETLHFSNMKVPIFMISGAAEKTIAFTNAVPEWLCKPRQEKLFSGEALFGHVELLKEGRLFLFPHLYSKGLLSAWKEPCIVFCPHWSLRHGTAVHLLRRWHADKRNLLVLEQGFDAELALKPFMPVAMQVLECSFLSGIKARKVNPLLRILKPKLILFPECMKSTCPLKEDSPWSFLHYSKGKTIGIPNIREEFKLRLSTDAAFGLDENITIARLRGKLHLSNGQYVLVAPKDQSDRPKQQLMHWGAVDSDRALSALQDRGIVCSFSADCYSSVGCERSILVTSPGEALVKVTSERTVIYCDDEKTTKRIYDAFSSICNGI; encoded by the exons ATGAAACTT ACCtgtttggccgccgccggcaggggCGGAGGCTACCACTCGCCGGCGAGCTACTTACTGGAGCTGGAGGGACTCCGCTTCCTGCTCGATTGCCCCGTCGATCTATCGGTTCTCGCAGCATTCGCCCCGGTGCCCCTCGGCGTGCACAACGGTGATGTGGGAGACCTCATATCCGCGGTGCCCTACTActggtcgccggcggcggcggccgccgccaaaaCTGGCGGCGTGGACGCTGTGCTCGTGTCGTCTGCCACGGGAATGCTTGGGCTCCCCTTCCTCACCCGATTGCCCTGCTTCGCAAACACCAAG GTTTATGTTACAGAGTTAGCAGCAAGGATTGGAAAGCTAATGATGAGGGAGCTGGTGGAAATGCACTCTGAGTTTGTACGGTACTATGGGCCAGATATCGATGGGCCACCCAAGTGGATGGAAGGGGAGAAACTTGATAAACTCATGTCCGTTTTGCAGAAGGTAGTAAATGAAGATGAGGTAAAGGATTTAGCTCCTTTCATGCCTCTCTACAG TGCGACAAGCATAGATGAATGCATGCAGAAAACGCAGCCTGTCAAATATAGTGAGGAGGTTTGCTTCAATGGCATGTTAATGCTGAAAGCCTCTAGCTCTGGCCTGGAACTTGGCAATTGTGTGTGGTCAATAAAAGGTCCGAGAGCAAGTATTACCTGCTTGTCAAGCACTGTGTTTGTGTCAGCCCATGCTTTAGATTTTGACTATAACTCTCTGAAGGAAAATgatattattttgttttccgaTTTCTCATCATTGAATGCCATGGATGAGGATAATGAGAATCTGAATGTGAACGGAACGGATGAAAATGGCACTTTGCTTTGTGATGACTCCGTGTTGAG GGAAAATGGTGTCAATGAGGATAAAAATTTCCAATGCCTGTCCATCAATGATGATATTGCAGACGAGATTGAGAGAATCGGCTTCATATGCTCATGTATAATGGATGCAATAAAATCTGGAGGCTCTGTTTTAATACCAATAGGACGACTTGGTGTTATTCTTTTAATTTTGGAGTATATATCAGAAACACTACATTTTTCCAACATGAAG GTACCCATATTTATGATTTCTGGAGCGGCAGAAAAAACAATTGCCTTTACCAATGCTGTGCCAGAATGGTTATGCAAGCCACGTCAAGAAAAG TTATTCTCTGGCGAGGCATTATTTGGCCATGTGGAACTTTTGAAGGAAGGCAGATTATttctgtttcctcatctataCTCAAAGGGCCTACT GTCAGCATGGAAGGAGCCTTGCATTGTATTTTGTCCACACTGGAGCCTTAGGCATGGCACAGCAGTCCATTTGCTTCGTCGGTGGCATGCAGATAAACGAAATCTTCTTGTTTTGGAG CAAGGATTTGATGCTGAGTTGGCTCTGAAGCCTTTTATGCCTGTGGCCATGCAAGTTCTTGAGTGTTCTTTCCTTTCTGGAATAAA GGCGAGGAAAGTTAATCCATTACTGAGAATTCTCAAACCAAAGCTCATTCTG TTTCCTGAATGTATGAAGTCGACATGCCCATTAAAGGAGGACTCTCCATGGTCATTCCTGCATTACTCCAAGGGAAAAACCATCGGGATCCCAAATATACGAGAAGAATTCAAGTTGCGACTTTCAACTGATGCCGCCTTTGGGTTGGACGAGAACATCACTATTGCGAGGCTGAGAGGAAAGCTTCATCTCAGCAACGGACAGTATGTGCTGGTTGCTCCAAAGGATCAATCTGATCGACCAAAGCAGCAGTTGATGCATTGGGGAGCTGTTGATTCAGATCGTGCGTTGTCGGCGTTGCAAGATAGGGGGATTGTTTGCTCTTTTAGTGCAGATTGTTATAGTTCCGTAGGCTGTGAACGCTCGATTTTAGTTACTAGTCCAGGAGAAGCTCTGGTTAAGGTGACATCTGAAAGGACTGTGATTTACTGTGATGATGAAAAAACAACCAAGCGCATTTACGATGCTTTTAGTAGTATTTGTAATGGAATATAA
- the LOC100830807 gene encoding pentatricopeptide repeat-containing protein At2g36240 — translation MAASRHLARKLPSIISRHQRLISPEIETLDTLEDSTSPASIPLDPTLPLLPLAVSHLSPPSPLPALPSAHASSPASLLRLLHRARHHPRLAALDLHLLLAAASASSAFRPDHRLTSLLAARLAASRRLPSLQRLLQLVLSRPCPCADDSIFACPELLPTFRKAILAFATSGDIPLASDALASLRRAADSPLPAEFYNILLQALARLHRHDDAIRFYGEMTNTHRVAPDAYTFNILINTSCRVEGVDAAMRWFEEMRRRSCAPNGVSFNTLMRGFFREVRYREGIKVAHEMLQLGVGLSVASMEILIGGLCRGGEALKAAEVFAEFLVDVVVPEGFDCLGLVESLCHVGRVDKAGEVVELVLERNMAYCLSVPAGVTVLDCLLKAGKLDEVCRLMDRMVGQGIVPDTISCNCIFEALCEDGRSSDANRLRMLAKEKGFQADSVTYSMLVQGLGRQGRMNEGKAVLDEMLDLGFIPNIMSYNRLLDRVHTRRSLR, via the coding sequence ATGGCCgcctcccgccaccttgcgcGGAAGCTCCCGTCCATCATCTCCAGGCACCAGCGCCtcatctcgccggagatcgaAACCCTGGACACCCTTGAAGATTCCACCTCACCCGCCTCCATCCCCCTCGACCCGACCCTGCCGCTCCTCCCGCTCGCCGTCTCCCACCTCTCGCCGCCGAGCCCCCTCCCGGCGCTCCCCTCCGCACACGCCTCCTCCCCGGCAtcgctcctccgcctcctccaccgcgcGCGGCACCATCCGCGCCTGGCCGCGCTcgacctccacctcctcctcgcggccgcctccgcgtcGTCAGCCTTCCGCCCCGACCACCGTCTGACGAGCCTCCTTGCCGCGCGCCTcgcggcctcccgccgcctcccctcgcTGCAACGCCTCCTGCAGCTCGTCCTCTCTCGCCCCTGCCCCTGCGCCGACGACTCCATCTTCGCCTGCCCCGAGCTCCTCCCCACCTTCCGCAAGGCCATCCTCGCCTTCGCCACCTCCGGCGATATCCCTTTGGCGTCCGACGCCCTCGCGTCCCTCCGGCGCGCCGCGGACTCGCCCCTCCCAGCCGAGTTCTACAACATCCTCCTCCAAGCCCTCGCCCGTCTCCACCGCCACGACGACGCCATCCGCTTCTACGGCGAGATGACCAACACCCACCGCGTCGCGCCGGATGCCTACACCTTCAACATACTCATCAACACCTCGTGCCGTGTGGAAGGCGTTGATGCTGCCATGAGGTGGTTTGAGGAGATGCGGCGCCGGAGCTGTGCACCCAATGGTGTGAGCTTTAATACTCTTATGCGCGGGTTCTTCAGAGAAGTAAGGTACAGGGAGGGTATCAAGGTTGCTCACGAGATGCTGCAACTCGGGGTCGGCCTGTCGGTTGCTTCTATGGAGATTTTAATCGGTGGGTTGTGCCGTGGTGGTGAGGCTTTGAAGGCTGCAGAGGTGTTTGCCGAGTTTCTAGTGGATGTGGTGGTACCCGAAGGGTTTGATTGCTTAGGTCTGGTTGAGTCTCTGTGCCATGTTGGAAGGGTGGACAAAGCAGGGGAAGTGGTGGAGCTGGTATTGGAGAGGAACATGGCATATTGCTTAAGTGTACCTGCTGGCGTAACGGTTTTGGACTGCTTGCTGAAGGCAGGGAAACTGGATGAGGTATGTCGATTGATGGACAGGATGGTCGGGCAGGGGATTGTCCCGGATACCATTTCTTGTAACTGTATCTTTGAGGCACTTTGTGAAGATGGAAGGTCTTCTGATGCAAACAGGCTAAGGATGCTTGCTAAGGAGAAGGGTTTTCAGGCTGACAGTGTGACATATAGCATGCTGGTGCAGGGGCTCGGTAGGCAGGGGAGGATGAATGAAGGCAAGGCTGTTTTGGATGAAATGCTCGATTTAGGGTTTATACCAAACATAATGTCTTACAATAGGCTTCTTGATAGAGTTCATACCCGGAGATCTTTGCGATGA
- the LOC100836551 gene encoding MDIS1-interacting receptor like kinase 2, with protein sequence MAGRPAAHPEVLCSLQPGRTSEVIMKPPHHVALLLFFCTSLLLCALTPVKAIIWREAEALVNWKASLADADESLGSWSIANSTSLCRWTHITCNSARHIRELDLTDATLNGTLDDFDFSAFPHLDKLTLCNNSLYGTIPAGIGNLTSLVVLQIVSNPSLRGAIPRSIWQLKHLTVLELVHLGLDDTLPEEVGNLTILEELDLGSVTLTGSIPLTMGMLMKLRFLSLEGNNLTGSIPLEIGNMTELQEMHFSDNYLEGQLPGTTTHLRKLQDLFLSDNQLGGHIVPKLGNSSHLDTVAIAHNNFTGPFPSSICIGGALRIIIAGYNGFTSLHRHIFQNCTALQSVDFTANNIVADLKDCFGMAGIDLSGNSLSQEIPNGLTTLLGLRYLNLSGNHLSGSVPRDIGNLVLLEALDLSQNQLSGEIPPSFVDLKSMSTLNLSSNGLSGRIPMGSQLQTLVDPSIYSNNPGLCGFPLKDCELINVDRKWNNPCRR encoded by the exons AtggctggccggccggcggctcaTCCAGAGGTTTTATGCTCTCTGCAGCCAGGAAGGACCTCTGAAGTCATCATGAAGCCACCCCATCATGTAGCCCTCCTCCTATTCTTTTGCACTTCTCTTCTACTATGTGCCCTCACGCCGGTGAAGGCCATCATCTGGCGTGAAGCTGAAGCACTTGTGAATTGGAAGGCTAGTTTGGCCGATGCCGATGAGTCCCTTGGATCATGGTCgatcgccaactccaccagcCTTTGCAGGTGGACACACATCACTTGCAACTCGGCCAGGCACATCAGAGAGCTTGACCTTACTGATGCAACTCTGAACGGCACACTTGACGACTTCGACTTCTCGGCCTTCCCCCACCTGGACAAACTCACCCTGTGCAATAACAGTCTATATGGTACAATTCCAGCAGGGATTGGCAACCTGACGAGCTTAGTTGTGCTGCAGATCGTCAGCAACCCGTCTTTGAGGGGTGCCATTCCACGCAGCATTTGGCAGCTGAAGCACCTTACTGTACTAGAGCTGGTACACTTGGGGCTCGATGACACACTACCTGAAGAGGTCGGTAACTTGACGATCTTGGAGGAGCTCGATCTTGGCTCAGTTACTTTGACTGGATCAATCCCACTAACAATGGGGATGCTCATGAAGCTCCGCTTTCTGAGTCTGGAAGGCAACAATCTGACAGGAAGCATCCCACTAGAGATTGGAAACATGACAGAACTGCAGGAAATGCACTTCTCGGATAACTACTTAGAAGGTCAGCTACCAGGTACGACCACTCATTTGAGAAAACTCCAGGATTTGTTTCTGTCGGACAATCAGCTTGGAGGTCACATCGTCCCCAAACTTGGTAATAGCAGCCATCTGGATACAGTCGCCATTGCACATAACAACTTCACCGGGCCATTCCCGTCCTCCATTTGCATAGGAGGAGCATTGCGTATTATCATTGCTGGATACAATGGATTTACGAGCCTTCATCGCCACATCTTTCAAAACTGCACAGCCCTGCAGTCTGTTGACTTCACGGCAAACAACATTGTTGCGGACCTAAAGGACTGTTTTG GCATGGCGGGTATCGACTTATCTGGCAACTCTCTTTCGCAAGAGATCCCAAATGGTCTCACAACCCTTCTTGGACTCAGGTACCTGAACTTATCAGGAAATCACTTATCAGGTTCTGTTCCGAGGGACATTGGCAATCTGGTACTGCTGGAAGCCTTGGACCTTTCTCAGAACCAACTCTCAGGGGAAATTCCTCCAAGCTTTGTAGATTTGAAGAGCATGAGCACTCTGAACCTCTCCAGCAACGGGCTATCAGGGAGGATACCTATGGGCAGTCAGCTGCAGACGCTCGTGGATCCATCGATATATAGCAATAATCCAGGGCTATGCGGTTTTCCTTTGAAGGACTGTGAACTCATCAACGTCGATAGAAAATGGAACAACCCATGCCGAAGATAG
- the LOC112270644 gene encoding uncharacterized protein LOC112270644 encodes MAWQAQPPPCNSRRARRCIPGRIGSPLLLLLAPSHEACSNEATTRGGTVACVAGSKGRQADGRLAPVEGIRGVAIAEGTPRVVSYFQDGSEDRAGSGRIMARLKSVVSDGHPKFGKRKLEPVVQRDTAAFSRWLSMLWSFPESL; translated from the exons ATGGCCTGGCAAGCCCAGCCGCCCCCCTGCAACTCTCGGCGAGCCCGTCGGTGCATTCCTGGTCGAATCGGCTCTCCGTTGCTTCTGCTGCTCGCGCCGTCGCACGAGGCTTGCTCCAACGAGGCAACGACG CGTGGAGGCACCGTGGCTTGCGTGGCAGGGAGCAAGGGACGGCAAGCAGATGGCCGGCTTGCGCCGGTGGAAGGAATCAGAGGTGTTGCCATCGCAGAGGGAACCCCAAGAGTCGTTTCATATTTTCAGGATGGATCTGAGGATAGGGCTGGATCCGGGAGAATAATGGCGAGGCTGAAATCTGTG GTCTCTGACGGTCATCCTAAATTCGGCAAGAGGAAACTAGAGCCTGTAGTTCAAAGAGACACAGCTGCCTTCAGCAGATGGTTGAGTATGCTTTGGTCCTTCCCTGAAAGCCTCTGA